A genome region from Flavobacterium sp. CFS9 includes the following:
- a CDS encoding NAD-dependent epimerase/dehydratase family protein, protein MVLVTGGTGLVGAHLLLHLIENEENVRAIYRTQNNIQKTKSVFELYKKADLFEKIEWLEADILDVPSLETAFSGIDYVYHCAALISFDPKDEELLRKTNIEGTANMVNFSIAKEVKKFCFISSIAALGDLAAHETYITEETDWNPEKPHSDYAISKYGAEMEVWRGLQEGLDVIILNPGVILGPIPKKKTHIQGSAELYIKVANGLSFYTLGSTGFVTITDVVKTASELMKSDIKNERFTLIADNIVFKNILNTIADALKVKRPTIHATPLFMNFLWVADGVFSTLFFQKRRLTKATAKASYSTNLYSNEKIKTALGTVFQDVHEYIKDVSRL, encoded by the coding sequence ATGGTATTAGTAACTGGAGGTACAGGTTTAGTTGGCGCACATTTATTACTTCATCTGATTGAGAATGAAGAAAACGTTCGGGCTATTTACAGAACTCAAAATAACATTCAAAAAACCAAATCGGTTTTTGAGCTGTACAAAAAAGCAGATTTGTTTGAAAAAATAGAATGGCTTGAAGCCGATATTCTGGATGTTCCCTCTTTGGAAACTGCATTCTCAGGTATTGATTACGTTTATCATTGTGCTGCTTTAATTTCATTTGATCCAAAAGACGAAGAATTGCTTCGAAAGACTAATATCGAAGGAACTGCCAATATGGTTAATTTTTCTATCGCCAAAGAAGTAAAAAAGTTTTGTTTTATAAGCTCTATCGCTGCTTTGGGTGATTTAGCAGCTCACGAAACTTACATCACCGAAGAAACGGACTGGAATCCCGAAAAACCTCATAGTGATTATGCGATTTCTAAATATGGAGCCGAAATGGAAGTCTGGCGTGGCTTACAGGAAGGTTTAGATGTAATTATCTTAAATCCGGGTGTTATTTTAGGGCCAATCCCAAAGAAGAAAACCCATATACAAGGAAGCGCAGAACTTTATATCAAAGTTGCAAACGGTCTTTCTTTTTACACTCTTGGAAGTACCGGATTTGTTACTATAACTGATGTTGTGAAAACTGCCAGTGAATTAATGAAAAGCGACATTAAAAACGAACGCTTTACTTTAATCGCCGACAATATTGTTTTTAAGAACATCCTGAATACGATCGCCGATGCTTTAAAAGTAAAAAGACCTACTATTCATGCCACGCCATTATTCATGAATTTTCTCTGGGTTGCTGACGGAGTTTTTTCAACCTTATTTTTTCAAAAAAGACGTCTCACAAAAGCAACTGCAAAGGCTTCCTATTCAACTAATTTGTATTCTAATGAAAAAATAAAAACCGCTCTGGGAACGGTTTTTCAGGATGTACATGAGTACATAAAAGATGTTTCGAGACTTTAA
- a CDS encoding DUF4296 domain-containing protein, with product MKNFIVIILVLFLSVSCKKELVKQPAKLIEKDKMIDIMYDLSILEAMKYQHPVSADSVETSPTAFILKKYKVDSVQFSQSNRYYAADYENYKSIFDEVGKRLAVNQRATDSIVKIEEKKAAKEKNKAVAKDTIKNKLSKTSLDSIRKTTRLKR from the coding sequence ATGAAAAATTTTATAGTAATAATATTGGTATTGTTTCTTTCTGTAAGTTGTAAAAAAGAGCTGGTCAAACAGCCTGCAAAGCTTATCGAGAAAGATAAAATGATTGATATTATGTATGATTTGTCTATCCTTGAAGCTATGAAATACCAGCACCCGGTTTCGGCAGATTCAGTTGAAACCAGTCCTACTGCTTTTATTCTGAAGAAATATAAAGTGGATAGTGTGCAATTTTCACAAAGTAACCGTTACTACGCAGCCGATTACGAGAATTATAAAAGTATATTCGACGAAGTAGGAAAGCGTTTGGCTGTTAATCAAAGAGCTACAGATTCGATTGTGAAAATTGAAGAGAAGAAAGCAGCAAAAGAAAAGAATAAAGCTGTAGCGAAAGATACGATCAAAAATAAGCTGAGTAAGACAAGTCTGGACTCTATCCGAAAAACAACACGATTAAAGAGATAA
- a CDS encoding dihydroorotase has protein sequence MNKVLIKNAKIVNEGSIFEGDVLIENDLIVEVADSISLKTSDCKVIDAEGNYLIPGAIDDQVHFREPGLTHKGDIESESRAAVAGGITSFIEQPNTVPNAVTQEILEDKYQVAAVKSFANYSFMMGATNDNLEEVLKTNPKNVAGIKIFLGSSTGNMLVDNEAVLEKIFSSTPLLIAVHCEDETTIKNNLQLYKEQYGDDIPVTAHHLIRSEEACYISSSKAVALAKKTGARLHIFHLSTAKEMELFTNKIPLEEKKITAEVCVHHLWFTDEDYKTKGNFIKWNPAVKTADDRKALWEALNDGRIDVIATDHAPHTKEEKMQPYVNAPSGGPLVQHAVVAMFEAHHQGKITVEKIVEKMCHNPAKLFKIEKRGFIKEGYFADLVIVNPSLPWSVKPENIVAKCGWSPFENFTFKSRITHTFVNGEMVYNNFKVKDIRAGKRLLFDR, from the coding sequence ATGAATAAGGTTCTAATAAAAAATGCCAAAATTGTAAACGAAGGATCTATTTTTGAAGGAGATGTTTTAATCGAAAACGATCTGATTGTTGAAGTGGCAGACAGCATCAGTTTAAAAACATCCGATTGTAAAGTAATCGATGCAGAAGGGAATTATTTAATTCCGGGGGCAATTGATGATCAGGTTCATTTTAGAGAACCGGGGCTAACACACAAAGGAGATATCGAGTCAGAGTCAAGAGCTGCGGTAGCCGGAGGAATTACATCTTTCATAGAGCAGCCCAATACAGTTCCGAATGCTGTAACTCAGGAAATATTAGAAGATAAATATCAGGTGGCAGCAGTGAAATCATTTGCGAATTATTCGTTTATGATGGGGGCAACTAACGATAATCTGGAGGAAGTTCTAAAAACAAATCCAAAGAATGTTGCCGGAATAAAGATCTTTTTAGGATCGTCAACCGGAAATATGCTGGTAGATAATGAGGCTGTTTTAGAGAAGATTTTTTCAAGTACGCCGCTTTTAATCGCAGTACATTGTGAAGACGAAACAACGATAAAAAATAATTTACAGCTTTACAAAGAACAGTATGGTGATGATATTCCGGTAACGGCACATCATTTAATTCGTAGTGAAGAAGCTTGTTATATTTCTTCTTCAAAAGCGGTAGCATTAGCAAAGAAAACGGGAGCGCGTTTGCATATTTTCCACCTTTCGACCGCGAAAGAAATGGAATTGTTTACGAATAAAATTCCACTTGAAGAAAAGAAAATTACTGCTGAAGTTTGTGTGCATCACTTATGGTTTACAGACGAAGATTATAAAACCAAAGGGAATTTTATTAAATGGAATCCTGCGGTAAAAACAGCAGACGACAGAAAAGCATTGTGGGAAGCTTTGAATGACGGACGTATTGATGTAATTGCAACCGATCATGCTCCACATACTAAAGAAGAAAAAATGCAGCCTTATGTGAATGCTCCATCCGGCGGTCCGCTTGTGCAGCATGCGGTTGTGGCTATGTTTGAAGCGCATCACCAAGGAAAAATTACGGTGGAGAAAATTGTGGAGAAAATGTGCCACAATCCGGCTAAACTTTTCAAAATAGAAAAAAGAGGTTTTATCAAAGAAGGTTATTTTGCCGATTTAGTGATTGTAAACCCAAGTTTGCCATGGAGCGTGAAGCCTGAAAATATTGTGGCGAAATGCGGTTGGTCACCTTTTGAGAATTTTACCTTTAAGTCGAGAATTACACATACTTTTGTAAACGGTGAAATGGTTTATAATAACTTTAAAGTAAAAGACATTCGCGCAGGAAAACGTCTATTGTTTGACAGATAA
- a CDS encoding polyprenol monophosphomannose synthase, whose product MNDCIVIIPTYNEIENIESIVRAVLSQHKPFHLLIIDDNSPDHTANKVVALQEEFPGRLFLEKRAKKSGLGTAYVHGFKWALERQYNFIFEMDADFSHNPNDLEKLFDACHFGGADLAIGSRYVTGVNVVNWPLSRVLMSYFASVYVKFITGMKIHDATAGFVCYKREVLEKINLNKIKFVGYAFQIEMKYRTYCAKFEIKEVPIIFTDRTKGVSKMSNAIIKEAILGVISLRLKKLVNTL is encoded by the coding sequence ATGAATGATTGTATTGTCATAATCCCCACTTACAACGAAATCGAAAATATTGAAAGCATAGTTAGAGCTGTACTTTCGCAACACAAACCTTTTCATCTTTTAATTATTGATGATAATTCGCCTGATCATACTGCCAATAAAGTAGTCGCATTACAGGAAGAATTTCCAGGACGGTTATTTTTAGAGAAGAGAGCCAAAAAATCCGGTTTAGGAACGGCCTATGTTCATGGTTTTAAATGGGCATTGGAGCGTCAGTATAATTTTATTTTTGAAATGGATGCTGATTTTTCGCATAATCCCAATGATCTTGAGAAATTGTTTGATGCCTGCCATTTTGGTGGAGCAGATTTAGCGATTGGTTCCCGATATGTAACAGGGGTGAATGTTGTAAACTGGCCTTTAAGCCGTGTTTTGATGTCATATTTCGCTTCGGTGTATGTGAAATTTATTACCGGAATGAAAATTCACGACGCAACAGCAGGTTTCGTTTGTTACAAACGCGAAGTGCTGGAAAAAATCAATCTCAACAAAATTAAATTCGTGGGTTATGCGTTTCAAATTGAAATGAAGTACAGAACCTACTGTGCTAAATTTGAAATTAAAGAGGTTCCGATTATCTTTACTGACAGAACAAAAGGAGTTTCTAAAATGAGTAATGCTATTATTAAAGAAGCTATACTGGGAGTAATTTCACTTCGATTGAAAAAACTAGTCAATACTTTATAA
- a CDS encoding DUF4271 domain-containing protein, whose amino-acid sequence MIEQLHPRIIENKDWATLLFVLTFAVVAMTKSAYETRFSEFSKLIFSDKYAKIYRDNNHLRSSFTVGLFFVQVVSYAFFIQLTMHIFGYASKTDWILFIQLATFLLYFILGKFLIEKIVATSFNIDEFAELFNLQKVTYRTYIGVLILPVNAVLFYYDNIPQIVPLAIIAISLCISLYSYFISIKTYQNAIISKLFYFILYLCALEIAPYYFMYYWITKEAA is encoded by the coding sequence ATGATTGAACAACTTCACCCCCGAATTATCGAAAACAAAGACTGGGCGACACTTTTATTCGTGTTGACCTTTGCGGTTGTTGCCATGACTAAATCAGCTTATGAAACCCGATTTAGCGAATTCAGCAAGCTTATTTTTTCTGACAAGTATGCTAAAATCTATCGCGACAACAATCACCTAAGAAGCAGTTTTACTGTTGGTTTATTTTTTGTACAGGTTGTTTCCTATGCTTTTTTCATCCAGCTTACCATGCACATTTTTGGATATGCATCAAAAACAGACTGGATTTTATTCATTCAGCTTGCTACTTTTTTACTTTACTTTATTCTGGGAAAATTTTTAATTGAAAAAATTGTAGCCACTTCATTCAACATCGATGAATTTGCAGAACTTTTTAACTTACAAAAAGTAACTTACAGGACTTATATAGGCGTTTTAATCCTTCCTGTCAATGCAGTTTTGTTTTATTATGACAATATTCCTCAGATTGTACCGTTGGCAATAATCGCTATTTCACTGTGTATTAGCCTGTACTCTTATTTTATTTCAATAAAAACGTATCAAAATGCAATAATCAGCAAGTTATTTTATTTTATTTTATATCTTTGCGCTCTTGAAATAGCCCCTTATTATTTCATGTATTATTGGATTACAAAAGAGGCGGCTTAG
- a CDS encoding uroporphyrinogen-III synthase: MKVKTILVSQPEPKVENSPYFELQQKHKIKIDFRPFIHVEGVNAKEIRLQKIDLNHYTAIILTSRNAVDHFFRVADEMRYKVPEGLKYFCQSEAVAFYLQKYVVYRKRKIYVGAKDFADLSPLIKKYKDEKFLLPASDQLNADAPVTLNNLKVDWAQAVFYKTVMSDLSDLADVYYDVLAFFSPTGIKSLFKNFPDFKQNDTRIAVFGSTTQKEALDHGLRIDILAPTPETPSMTMALEKYIAEANKGK; encoded by the coding sequence ATGAAAGTGAAAACAATTTTGGTGTCACAGCCTGAACCTAAAGTGGAAAATTCTCCTTACTTTGAGCTCCAACAAAAACACAAAATAAAAATTGATTTCAGACCATTTATTCATGTGGAAGGGGTTAATGCAAAAGAGATCCGATTACAAAAAATCGATCTTAATCATTATACTGCAATCATTTTGACGAGCCGTAATGCGGTAGATCATTTTTTCAGAGTAGCAGATGAGATGCGTTATAAAGTTCCTGAAGGATTGAAATATTTCTGCCAATCTGAAGCTGTTGCATTCTACCTGCAAAAGTATGTTGTGTATAGAAAGCGTAAAATTTACGTGGGAGCAAAAGACTTTGCAGATTTATCACCGCTTATCAAAAAATACAAAGACGAAAAATTCCTATTACCGGCGTCTGATCAGTTAAATGCTGATGCACCTGTAACATTAAACAATCTTAAAGTAGATTGGGCACAGGCTGTTTTTTACAAAACAGTAATGAGCGATCTATCTGATTTGGCTGATGTTTACTACGATGTTTTAGCTTTTTTCAGTCCAACCGGAATCAAATCATTGTTTAAAAACTTTCCTGATTTTAAACAAAACGATACGAGAATTGCTGTTTTTGGAAGCACAACTCAAAAAGAAGCGCTTGATCACGGTTTAAGAATTGACATTCTTGCTCCAACTCCTGAAACGCCTTCAATGACGATGGCTTTAGAGAAATATATCGCAGAAGCAAACAAAGGAAAGTAA
- a CDS encoding Lrp/AsnC family transcriptional regulator, whose protein sequence is MKINSLIIEIDGIDKEILRYLMDDARKPILQIANKIGISGAAIHQRLKKLEQSGVISGSKFTVNPKVLGYNTMAFVGVYLDKASRNSEAVKDLKKIPEVLECHYTTGNWSVLIKIICRDNEHLMQLLNTKIQAIEGVSRTETFISLDQQIDRQIQL, encoded by the coding sequence ATGAAAATCAACTCCCTTATTATCGAAATTGACGGTATTGACAAAGAAATCCTGCGCTATTTAATGGACGATGCCCGAAAACCCATTTTGCAAATCGCCAACAAAATAGGTATTTCCGGAGCTGCGATTCATCAGCGATTAAAAAAACTGGAACAATCGGGTGTTATTTCAGGCTCTAAATTTACCGTTAACCCAAAAGTATTGGGATACAACACCATGGCCTTTGTTGGGGTTTACCTGGACAAAGCCTCCAGAAACTCTGAAGCGGTAAAAGATCTAAAAAAAATCCCCGAAGTTTTAGAATGCCACTACACCACCGGAAACTGGTCGGTATTGATCAAAATCATCTGTCGCGATAACGAACACCTAATGCAACTTTTAAATACCAAAATTCAGGCAATAGAAGGTGTTTCCAGAACAGAAACCTTTATTTCACTGGATCAACAGATTGACAGGCAGATTCAGCTTTAA
- a CDS encoding zinc metallopeptidase gives MGSGYLILAGAIMLFSWIVSSRLKSKFEQYSKLQLRNGMSGAEIAEKMLVDNGIRDVRVISTPGQLTDHYNPADKTVNLSEVVYNERNAAAAAVAAHECGHAVQHAVGYEWLTMRSRLVPIVSVASNYVQWILLAGILMIRTFPGLLLIGIIIFAATTLFTIITLPVEYDASNRALAWLKNKNMLTQQEQAGAKDALKWAARTYVVAAIGSIATLLYYISIYSGSRRN, from the coding sequence ATGGGAAGTGGATATTTAATTCTTGCCGGAGCAATTATGTTGTTCAGCTGGATAGTGAGTTCAAGGCTCAAGAGTAAATTCGAGCAGTATTCTAAGTTACAATTAAGAAATGGAATGAGTGGCGCCGAAATCGCCGAAAAGATGCTGGTAGATAATGGAATTAGAGACGTTCGTGTTATTTCGACACCTGGTCAGTTAACAGATCATTATAATCCCGCAGACAAAACCGTAAATTTAAGCGAGGTAGTTTACAACGAACGCAATGCGGCTGCGGCTGCTGTGGCTGCACACGAATGTGGTCATGCGGTACAGCACGCTGTTGGTTATGAGTGGTTGACAATGCGCTCCAGATTAGTGCCAATTGTAAGTGTTGCATCCAATTATGTACAATGGATTTTATTAGCCGGAATTTTAATGATCAGAACCTTTCCGGGGCTACTGCTGATAGGAATTATCATTTTTGCTGCAACAACGTTATTTACGATTATTACGCTGCCGGTAGAATATGATGCCAGTAACAGAGCATTGGCCTGGCTGAAGAATAAAAATATGCTGACGCAGCAAGAACAGGCGGGAGCTAAGGATGCGTTGAAATGGGCTGCCAGAACTTATGTTGTAGCTGCTATTGGATCGATCGCAACGCTGTTATACTATATCTCGATTTATTCCGGAAGCAGAAGGAATTAA
- a CDS encoding RNA polymerase sigma factor: MEFEVIYKTYWDRIFRLCMGFVNDYDIAQDLAQETFVIVWQKLDTFRNESGIGTWIFRIASNNCLRQIEKEKRFLKSDLPVNLQEEKQQSLEPQIQFLYQCIAELPETERIIISLELEEVKQAEIAKIVGLSEANTRVKIHRIKEKLTQKFKENGPK; this comes from the coding sequence ATGGAATTTGAAGTTATCTATAAAACGTATTGGGATAGAATTTTCAGGCTTTGCATGGGTTTTGTCAACGATTATGATATTGCTCAGGATTTGGCTCAGGAGACTTTTGTTATTGTCTGGCAAAAACTGGACACTTTTAGAAATGAGTCCGGCATAGGAACATGGATTTTTAGGATAGCTTCTAATAACTGTTTGCGGCAAATCGAAAAAGAAAAACGTTTTCTTAAATCAGATCTTCCGGTGAATTTGCAGGAAGAGAAACAACAATCGTTAGAACCGCAAATCCAGTTTTTGTACCAGTGTATTGCTGAATTGCCTGAAACGGAACGTATTATTATTTCGCTAGAACTTGAGGAGGTAAAGCAGGCGGAAATTGCTAAAATTGTGGGGCTTTCGGAAGCAAATACAAGAGTGAAAATTCACAGGATAAAGGAAAAACTGACTCAAAAATTTAAGGAAAATGGACCAAAATAA
- a CDS encoding alpha/beta fold hydrolase → MKKYIILVIALLFSAVCLNVFAQNKQYPFEVLKTGKGKQAVVFIPGFASSGDVWKDTRASLEKDHTCYTLTMAGFAGVKPQPNASFKNWETEIADFIKTNKIEKPIVIGHSMGGGFALALAADYPELVGKIVVVDALPCMAALMDPNFKSKENNDCSSMVNQMTAMTEPQFLDMQKKTMPRLVQDASKIDMIVDWSVKSDRKTFAEMYCDFSNTDLREKISQVKCPSLILLESYFVNLKPAIEGQYQNLKKANFQYAGKGLHFIMYDDAAWYLNQVNNFVK, encoded by the coding sequence ATGAAAAAGTATATCATCTTAGTTATCGCCTTATTATTTTCAGCAGTATGTTTAAATGTATTTGCACAAAACAAACAATATCCGTTTGAAGTTCTTAAAACCGGAAAAGGAAAACAAGCCGTAGTATTTATCCCTGGATTTGCTTCATCAGGAGATGTGTGGAAGGATACCAGAGCTAGTTTAGAAAAAGATCATACTTGTTACACACTTACGATGGCAGGTTTTGCCGGAGTGAAACCACAGCCAAATGCAAGCTTCAAAAATTGGGAAACTGAAATTGCAGACTTCATTAAAACAAATAAAATCGAAAAGCCAATTGTAATTGGTCACAGTATGGGTGGGGGATTTGCATTGGCTTTAGCAGCAGATTACCCGGAATTGGTAGGTAAAATTGTTGTAGTAGACGCACTTCCGTGTATGGCAGCTCTGATGGATCCTAATTTTAAATCAAAAGAAAATAACGACTGTTCGTCAATGGTGAACCAGATGACAGCTATGACGGAGCCTCAGTTTTTAGACATGCAGAAAAAAACAATGCCAAGACTGGTTCAGGACGCTTCAAAAATCGATATGATAGTAGACTGGAGTGTAAAATCAGACAGAAAAACATTTGCCGAAATGTATTGTGATTTTTCTAATACCGATTTAAGAGAAAAAATCTCACAAGTAAAATGTCCTTCATTAATTTTACTGGAATCTTATTTTGTAAATTTAAAACCTGCTATTGAAGGACAGTATCAAAATTTAAAAAAGGCTAATTTTCAATATGCCGGTAAAGGGTTACACTTTATTATGTATGATGATGCAGCGTGGTATTTAAATCAGGTGAATAATTTCGTAAAATAG